In Rutidosis leptorrhynchoides isolate AG116_Rl617_1_P2 chromosome 6, CSIRO_AGI_Rlap_v1, whole genome shotgun sequence, the DNA window acatatatatacatatatatatatatacatatatatatatatacatatatatatatatatatatacatatatatatatagcaacccCTTCCTCGTGTACCATTTCAATTATATCCCCACATCATCTTTAGGTGGCCTTTTGTCTGCCATTCACTAATATAATATTAAGATGGCTAAAGTAGTAGTGGTCATACATGTTTCCCACTCATAATTACTTTatctattattataactatcaatgATATGTCACGACtagaatgaaaaaaaatataagGAAACACAGCCATTTTGTTGTTCGAAATGAAGTAGGAACCAGGAAGTAATCGAGCAGGTTTTGCAGCTGTGATCACGATGGGTGTTAGTGGCTCTAAATGATGACATTCAAGTGGAGTTTGTAGTGGTGTTTGTATAGATCAAAAGATAGAAGGCAGGTTGCAGTCGATGGTGGTTGTATGATCAACAACAAAATATAAATGGAAGCAAAAGTTGATGATGTACAGCAGCCAGTTGTGGGTCTTCTGTAATAGGAAACAAACGTTCAAGGCCATTTACAGGTTAGATGGTTTGGTAGTTTATGATCGTGGTTTTTAATGTGGTGTTCTCGGTTTGTATAAGGAAGAAGAACAAATGGGTTGTGTTGGTTTGATTGTTAATGGATGAACACGATTTAAAGAACAAGAAGATGGTGGTTTGATCGAATATGCAGAAACAAGAAACAAGAAAATGTAAACAATGATAGTGGATGATTCATGGAGATAAAAATATAAACAGAAAACAAGCAGCTGTAGCAGTACATTAGCAGTAGCAGATGTTGATTAAATGGTGGTTTGTGAAAGTTTAAATGGGTGGAGGATGGTATTGAAGGAATGAATGAGTTAATCCATATTATTGAGCATATCGATTACTTTATGGCAGATTGATGGGTCGACACAAGGAATCCAGCAGAAGAATGAACAAACAAGAAAAAACAAAGAATAAAAGTCTGATTGCAACTACTAACAGATTTAATGTCATTAAGGTCGTGATTTGTACTATCTTGAACAGAGAAGAAATTACGTACAGTTTGATAAGGATTGAAATAGAATCAGCTGTAATATCTGTATATActcgtatatgtatatatttatttgtataaacatttatatataaatatatatctgttatttatgtatatgtaattatatatatatccaatttTTTTTATCTGTATTTATGTAATCTGTATATCTGATTATCTAATTTAATTTGTATTCTGCATATTAAAAGatcatactattattaataatacaaactttaatatttaacattcatattaatattaataataataatgaaactagtattaacaataattagaaatcatatattatataataacttttattaaagatttattatttatacattttatataatataaaatttataataatcatacatatttatataaagcttcattttaaattatacttaattattttatgtcttattttacatatttaactcaaatgtttaaattataatttataatttcaaactAATATATACActtgcatttatatatatacatatatatttacaaacacttgttcgtgaatcctcgggaacagtcgaaggttaaatgtTTTCCATGTAAACAATTTaagaattttgagactcggtttaatagactttgcttatcgtgtcgaaatcatataggaatttaagtttaaatttggtcggaaattttctggTCGTCATACACAAGTACAAAACTTACATTCTATGCTGAGttataaccgaaaatcccttagctttggtaactagtaactaccagtttaggaattggtgggcgcgaatagttgtatatggatccatagggcttgacatccccgtccgggctagtcgcgctagcataagTCGGGCGTATACTATTTGAGGTAGTACACAATGGTTAAGTGTGCTTAGAAATAAGGTAGTAAACGAACGTTAAGgcttagttaccgggtgctcaaacttatagaatatctttttatatttttaaagatGCCGGCAAAGCATGCAaataaacaaatcttgtggtctatactctATACTTTAtactacttaaacctatgattcactcaacctttgtgttgacattttacatgtttattctcaggtaattagggAATGCTTCCGCTCTAGCTAGTAAGGCAGTAGAGGTCATGCATTTGGAAATGAAGATTTGTTTAAACTTTGATAGTGGCATTATGTCTTTACATTTTAAATACATTTGGTTTTGATCAGTACTTTGTTGGTTTTCTTTAAATATTGTAAAACGTTTGGTTTTTGAATAAAATGCCACTATTGTTTTTAAAACATTGCATATAGCTTGCATCAATCAGACTTTGACCTCTAGTAATACAGCACGTCAATGCCAcattttgacggggtattacagttggtatcagagctctggttttagagaattaggatgcattagtgtgtctgcctATAGGATACGTTAATAAGCCTAATCTATAACTAGATGATTATAAGTTGCCTTACTTACTTGTTACTCTAGATTTACTTGTTTTCTTTTAGATAATATGTCGAAAGCTAACCCCATCATTCTCGTCGACTCCGAGGATGAAAGTCCTAGCCATTCACCAAGCTACCACCCTACGACCTCATCCGAATGGAGAATTCACCTCGATTATTTGAAAATATGCTAACTCTGTATTTATTATTTGAGGAACAATGTCTGGAAGACGAACTTACAGTCCTGAAGAACTCTGAGCCCTTATCAATGAAGGTATCTCTGCTGCATTGGCTAATATGCCTGGAGGCTCGAATACGAGACAAAACTGCACTTACAAGGAGTTTATGGCTTGTAAGCCACTACCATTCAAAGGCACTGAAGGACCAATGGGTCTAACCCATTGGATTAAGAAGATGGAGTCAGTGTTTAGTATTAGTAACTGTGCTCAAGCTAATTGGGTAAAGTTTGCTACTTCCACACTGGAAGGTAAGGCCTTGACCTGGTGGAATTCTATTACTCGACCTATAGGTCTCGAGGCTGCTCATGCCATCCCTTGGGAAGACATCAAAACCCGTATGACTGCTAAGTATTGTCCCGATAATGAAGTTAAGAAGATGGAGGCTGAGTTATGGGATCTAAAGGTTATTGGGACTGATCTTGCTACTTACACCAACCGCTATTTGGAATTGATTCTGCTTTGTTCGGGAATGGTCCCAACTGAAAGGAAGAAAATCGTCCGTTATGTTAAGGGTCTCTTTGAAAACATTCAAGCTAGTGTTCATGCTTCTAAACCCTAAACTTTGCAAGAGACCATTAATATGGAAAATGATCTCATGGATCAAATTACTCAACGGACTGCTACTGAGGTGAAGTCTGGGGATAATAAGAGGAAGTGGACTGGAAATTCCAACTCCCAGTCATCCAAAAAGCAGGAAGTTTCTGGAAAAGGGTATCAAGGAAAGCCTCCTTACTTTTCAAGGTGTGAGAGACACCATGAGGGAAGATGCACTGTGAGTTGTGGGAAGTCTAAGAAAATAGGGCACCTGACCAAGAACTACTGGTCAAAGACTACTGGTACTGGAAATCCTACTGCTGCTAATACTGGTACGGTGAAGACGTGTTATGAGTGCGGTCAGAAGGGGCACTTTAGAAATGAATGTCCAAACAAGAAAGGACCAGAGAAAGGAAGAGGAGGAGCATTTAATATCAATGCTCACGAGTCTCGTGAGGACTCGACTtggttactggtacgtttcttccAAACAATCACATTGTTTCAGTATTATTTGATTGTGGTGCAAATAGAAGTTTCATATCCATAGAATCTAGTTGCATGCTCGACAAAACCTATGTACCCATAGACACTAAGTACTGTATTGAACTGGTGAATGGTAAACTTATGAAGGCTAATAAAATCTACAAAGACTGTACCTTATTTTTAGAAGGAAAACCATTTTTGGTGGACCTGATGCCTATTGAAATAGGAAGCTTTGACGTAGTAATAGGAATGGACTGGTTGTCTAAGAATAGACCGAAGTCGTGTGTTTCGAGAAGGCGATTCGTATACCCCTTGATAATGGGGAGAATTGGATGGTTTATGGGGATAAAACCGGCATAAAACTTAACCTGATTtcttgcatgaaggcacaaaagtatCTGAG includes these proteins:
- the LOC139854447 gene encoding uncharacterized protein; the protein is MPGGSNTRQNCTYKEFMACKPLPFKGTEGPMGLTHWIKKMESVFSISNCAQANWVKFATSTLEGKALTWWNSITRPIGLEAAHAIPWEDIKTRMTAKYCPDNEVKKMEAELWDLKVIGTDLATYTNRYLELILLCSGMVPTERKKIVRYVKGLFENIQASVHASKP